The Streptomyces cathayae DNA segment AGTCCGGGTGCGAGGGGTGCCGCCGGCGGGCCGCGGCCAGCTCGGGGGAGTCCGCGGAGGTGCCGCCCTGGACGAGGTCCTTGGGATCCTTGGGGTCCCTGAAGTCCTTGGAGTCCTTGGGCGCGTACGGGTCGGCGTCGGTGCCCGGCTCGGTCACCGGCTCCAGACCGACGAAATCGGCCTGCCGCGGCAGGAACAGCTCACTGTCGGCCAGACCCAGCAGGGTCGGCGCGTCGGAGACGTCACGGGCCTCCTGGGCGGCCCAGAACGCCCGCGCCTCGGCGAGCTCCCGTTCCCGTTCCTCCGCGAGGGCCTCGGCCACGGCCACGCGTATCTCCTCGGCATGGGCCGAGCGGGCGGCGGGCAGCAGCGCGCGCAGGGCGGCGGCGTTGTTCCTGGCCAGCTCGGTGTGCAGAGCCGCGACCTGTCGGCGCAGCACCCAGATGCTGCGCAGGACAGCGACGCCCACGGCGCCGGTGGCGACCGTGGTGACCAGCAGGGCGATCGGCATGGCGCTCACTGACGTACTCCCGGTTCAAAGTCGACCCCCGACTTCCTACATCAGCTTGAAGGGCGGACTAACCATCTGTCAGTGCGTAACGTCACGAAACGGACAGAGTGTGGTTTCCGGACTGGGTGGGGACAGGGCTCTGACCTGCGAGGATCTCCTCGGCGAGGGAGATAGGTCACATCCTGGGGGAGATTGGATCACGGAACGGCCCGGAACCCCGGTGGTACGGGGGTTCCGGGCCGTCGTCTCACCGACCGTGCCGCTCCGGCTACTGTGCGGCTCGCTGCGGCGGTCGGCCGAGGAAGCCGGTCGAGGGGGTCGAGGCGGTCGGCCGGGTCGGGCCGATCAGCTGAGGCGCTCGATGACCATGGCCATGCCCTGGCCGCCGCCGACGCACATCGTCTCCAGGCCGAACTGCTTGTCGTGGAACTGCAGGGAGTTGATGAGCGTGGCGGTGATGCGGGCGCCGGTCATGCCGAAGGGGTGGCCGACGGCGATGGCGCCGCCGTTGACGTTCAGCTTCTCCAGCGGGATGCCGAGCTCGCGGTAGGAGGGGATCACCTGGGCGGCGAACGCCTCGTTGATCTCGGCCAGGTCGATGTCGTCGATGGTGAGTCCGGCGCGGGACAGGGCCTGCTTGCTCGCCTCGACCGGGCCGAGGCCCATGATCTCGGGGGAGAGGCCGGAGACGCCGGTGGAGACGATCCGGGCGAGCGGGGTCAGACCGAGCTCACGGGCCTTGGTGTCACTCATGATGACGAGGGCGGCGGCACCGTCGTTGAGCGGGCAGCAGTTGCCGGCGGTGACCAGGCCGTCGGGGCGGAAGACGGGCTTGAGGCCGGAGACGCCCTCCAGGGTGACCCCGGCGCGCGGGCCGTCGTCCTTGGCGACGACGGTGCCGTCGGGCAGCGTCACCGGGGTGATCTCGCGCTCCCAGAAGCCGTTCTTGATGGCCTCCTCGGCGAGGTTCTGCGAGCGGACGCCGAACTCGTCCATGTCCTGGCGGGTGACGCCCTTGGCGCGCGCCAGGTTCTCGGCGGTCTGGCCCATCGCGATGTAGGCGTCCGGGACGAGACCGTCCTCGCGCGGGTCGTGCCAGGTGGTGCCCTCCTGCTCCGCGACGGCGGCGGTACGGGCCTCGGCCTCGGCGAAGAACGGGTTGCGGGTGTCGGGAAGGCTGTCGGAGTTGCCCTTGGTGAACCGGGAGACCGTCTCGACGCCGGCCGAGATGAAGACGTCGCCCTCCCCGGCCTTGATGGCGTGCAGCGCCATGCGGGAGGTCTGCAGGGACGACGAGCAGTAACGGGTGACGGTGCAGCCGGGGAGGTGGTCCATCCCCATCTGCACGGCGACGATGCGGCCGAGGTTGTTGCCCTGCTCGCCGCCGGGCAGGCCGCAGCCGAGCATCAGGTCGTCGATGTCCCTCGGGTCCAGCTCGGGGACCTTGGCGAGGGCGGCCTGGATGATCGAGGCAGTCAGGTCGTCCGGGCGTACGTCCTTCAGGGAGCCCTTGAAGGCACGGCCGATGGGGGAGCGGGCGGCTGAGACGATCACGGCTTCGGGCATCACGGCTCCTGAGGGGA contains these protein-coding regions:
- a CDS encoding acetyl-CoA C-acetyltransferase, whose protein sequence is MPEAVIVSAARSPIGRAFKGSLKDVRPDDLTASIIQAALAKVPELDPRDIDDLMLGCGLPGGEQGNNLGRIVAVQMGMDHLPGCTVTRYCSSSLQTSRMALHAIKAGEGDVFISAGVETVSRFTKGNSDSLPDTRNPFFAEAEARTAAVAEQEGTTWHDPREDGLVPDAYIAMGQTAENLARAKGVTRQDMDEFGVRSQNLAEEAIKNGFWEREITPVTLPDGTVVAKDDGPRAGVTLEGVSGLKPVFRPDGLVTAGNCCPLNDGAAALVIMSDTKARELGLTPLARIVSTGVSGLSPEIMGLGPVEASKQALSRAGLTIDDIDLAEINEAFAAQVIPSYRELGIPLEKLNVNGGAIAVGHPFGMTGARITATLINSLQFHDKQFGLETMCVGGGQGMAMVIERLS